A genomic region of Notamacropus eugenii isolate mMacEug1 chromosome 3, mMacEug1.pri_v2, whole genome shotgun sequence contains the following coding sequences:
- the LOC140533369 gene encoding small ribosomal subunit protein uS3-like, with protein MAVQISKKRKFVADGIFKAELNEFLTRELADDGYSGVEVRVTPTRTETIILATRTQNVLGEKGHQIRELTAVVQKRFGFPEGSVELYAKKVATRGLCAIAQAKSPRYKLLGGLAVCRAYYGVLRFITESGAKGCEAMVSSKLRGQRAKSMKFVDGLMIHSGDPVNYYVDTAVRHVLLRQGVLGIKVKIMLPWDPSGKTGPKKPLPDHVSIVEPKDEILPTTPISEEKSRKAEQPAMPQPVPIA; from the coding sequence ATGGCGGTGCAGATCTCCAAGAAGAGGAAGTTTGTTGCTGATGGCATCTTCAAAGCCGAGTTGAATGAGTTTCTCACCAGGGAGCTGGCTGACGATGGCTATTCTGGAGTGGAAGTTCGAGTTACCCCAACCAGGACAGAAACCATCATCTTGGCCACCAGGACTCAGAATGTTCTTGGGGAGAAGGGTCACCAGATTCGGGAACTGACAGCTGTAGTTCAGAAGAGGTTTGGCTTCCCCGAAGGCAGTGTAGAGCTGTATGCCAAGAAGGTGGCCACTAGAGGTCTCTGTGCTATTGCCCAGGCCAAGTCCCCGCGCTACAAACTCCTGGGAGGTCTTGCTGTGTGTAGGGCCTACTATGGTGTCCTCCGCTTCATTACAGAGAGTGGAGCAAAAGGATGCGAGGCGATGGTGTCCAGTAAGCTCAGAGGCCAGAGGGCCAAGTCCATGAAGTTTGTGGATGGTCTGATGATCCACAGTGGAGACCCTGTCAACTACTATGTCGACACAGCTGTGCGCCACGTCCTCCTCAGACAGGGTGTATTGGGAATTAAAGTCAAAATCATGTTGCCCTGGGACCCAAGTGGCAAGACTGGCCCTAAGAAGCCCCTGCCTGACCATGTGAGCATCGTAGAGCCCAAGGATGAGATTCTTCCTACCACCCCCATCTCAGAGGAGAAGAGTAGGAAGGCAGAGCAACCAGCTATGCCCCAGCCAGTGCCCATTGCATAA